A genomic stretch from Leishmania donovani BPK282A1 complete genome, chromosome 36 includes:
- a CDS encoding universal minicircle sequence binding protein: protein MSAITCYKCGEAGHMSRSCPRAAATRSCYNCGETGHM, encoded by the coding sequence ATGTCCGCTATCACGTGCTACAAGTGTGGTGAGGCCGGCCACatgtcgcgcagctgcccgcgcgccgcggcgacccGCTCTTGCTACAACTGTGGTGAGACCGGCCACATG
- a CDS encoding universal minicircle sequence binding protein, putative, with product MSAITCYKCGEAGHMSRSCPRAAATRSCYNCGETGHMSRDCPSERKPKSCYNCGSTDHLSRECTNEAKAGADTRSCYNCGGTGHLSRDCPNERKPKSCYNCGSTDHLSRECPDRH from the coding sequence ATGTCCGCTATCACGTGCTACAAGTGTGGTGAGGCCGGCCACatgtcgcgcagctgcccgcgcgccgcggcgacccGCTCTTGCTACAACTGTGGTGAGACCGGCCACATGAGCCGCGACTGCCCCAGTGAGCGGAAGCCGAAGTCGTGCTACAACTGCGGCTCGACCGACCACCTGTCCCGCGAGTGCACGAACGAGGCCAAGgccggcgccgacacccGCTCTTGCTACAACTGCGGTGGCACGGGCCACCTGAGCCGCGACTGCCCGAACGAGCGCAAGCCGAAGTCGTGCTACAACTGCGGCTCGACCGACCACCTGTCCCGCGAGTGCCCGGACCGCCACTAG
- a CDS encoding proteasome alpha 1 subunit, putative, whose protein sequence is MFKNEYDSDITTWSPTGRLFQIEYANEAVNNGSATVGVKGRDFVVLAALKRSPVAELSSYQEKVFEVDEHVGMSISGLVADGRVLARFLRTECMNYRYMYSHGMPMNQMADMIGEKHQRHIQFSGKRPFGVGLLLAGYDRQGPHLYQTVPSGDVYDYKATAMGVRSQASRTYLEKHFEHFTDCTLDELVAHALKALASATSEGVELNVKNTTIAIVGKDTPFTIFEEESARRYLDGFKMRPEDRVAAADDEEEVLHEQPLDVEE, encoded by the coding sequence ATGTTCAAGAACGAGTACGATAGCGACATCACGACCTGGAGCCCGACGGGCCGGCTCTTTCAGATCGAGTATGCGAATGAGGCTGTCAACAACGGCTCCGCGACGGTTGGCGTGAAAGGGAGGGACTTTGTCGTGCTCGCCGCACTCAAGCGCAGCCCCGTCGCGGAGCTGTCCTCGTACCAAGAAAAGGTCTTCGAGGTTGACGAGCATGTTGGCATGTCCATCTCGGGCCTCGTGGCGGATGGCCGCGTGCTTGCTCGCTTCCTGCGCACAGAATGCATGAACTACCGCTACATGTATAGCCATGGTATGCCGATGAATCAAATGGCGGACATGATCGGCGAgaagcaccagcgccacaTCCAATTCAGCGGCAAGCGTCCTTTCGGCGTTGGCCTGCTGCTTGCTGGTTACGATCGCCAGGGACCGCACCTGTACCAGACGGTGCCGTCCGGTGACGTTTACGACTACAAGGCCACGGCGATGGGCGTGCGCTCGCAGGCGTCCCGCACGTATTTGGAGAAGCATTTCGAGCACTTCACCGACTGCACCCTCGATGAGCTCGTGGCGCACGCACTGAAGGCCCTCGCTTCCGCGACATCGGAGGGCGTGGAGTTGAATGTAAAGAacaccaccatcgccatcGTAGGCAAGGATACCCCCTTCACCATCtttgaggaggagagcgcgcgcaggtACCTGGATGGGTTCAAGATGCGTCCAGAAGaccgcgtggcggcggcggacgatgaggaggaggttCTGCACGAGCAGCCTCTGGACGTCGAGGAAtag